One Sediminibacillus dalangtanensis genomic region harbors:
- a CDS encoding Glu/Leu/Phe/Val family dehydrogenase codes for MVADKASDSPNEQEKDKLDVLKSTQTVVQTALDKLGYPDEVFDLLKEPVRMMTVRIPVRMDDDSIKIFTGYRAQHNDAVGPTKGGVRFHPNVTEKEVKALSIWMSLKAGIVDLPYGGGKGGIVCDPREMSFRELEGLSRGYVRAISQIVGPTKDIPAPDVFTNPQIMAWMMDEYSRIDEFNNPGFITGKPIVLGGSHGRESATAKGVTICIDEAVKKKGISVKDAKVVIQGFGNAGSFLAKFLNDQGAKIVGISDAYGGLHDPDGLDIDYLLDRRDSFGTVTKLFEDTISNEELLELDCDILVPAAVENQITEENADKINASIIVEAANGPTTLEATRILSERGILLVPDVLASAGGVTVSYFEWVQNNQGYYWTEEEIEEKLYKVMVKGFNNVYNTAETRKIDMRLAAYMVGVRKMAEAARFRGWI; via the coding sequence ATGGTAGCCGATAAAGCATCAGATTCTCCAAATGAACAAGAGAAAGACAAACTGGACGTATTAAAATCAACCCAAACGGTAGTACAAACAGCACTCGATAAATTGGGCTATCCAGATGAAGTCTTTGATTTACTAAAAGAACCGGTGAGGATGATGACTGTCCGGATACCTGTACGAATGGATGATGATTCCATCAAAATCTTCACAGGATACCGAGCGCAGCATAATGATGCAGTAGGACCAACAAAAGGCGGGGTAAGGTTTCACCCGAATGTAACAGAAAAAGAAGTAAAGGCGCTATCGATATGGATGAGTCTGAAAGCGGGCATTGTAGATCTGCCTTATGGCGGCGGAAAAGGCGGAATTGTTTGTGATCCACGGGAAATGTCTTTCCGGGAGCTGGAAGGGCTTAGCCGTGGATACGTGCGGGCGATCAGCCAAATAGTCGGCCCGACAAAGGATATACCGGCGCCAGATGTGTTTACAAATCCGCAAATCATGGCATGGATGATGGATGAATACAGTCGGATAGACGAGTTCAATAATCCTGGTTTTATTACAGGTAAACCTATAGTTCTTGGTGGTTCACATGGGCGTGAATCCGCCACAGCCAAAGGCGTTACTATTTGTATTGATGAAGCGGTCAAGAAAAAAGGCATATCTGTAAAAGATGCAAAAGTGGTCATTCAAGGCTTTGGAAATGCAGGAAGCTTTTTGGCGAAGTTTTTGAATGATCAAGGAGCCAAAATCGTCGGGATATCTGATGCATACGGGGGACTTCATGATCCAGACGGCTTGGATATCGATTATTTACTAGATAGAAGAGACAGTTTCGGAACAGTGACCAAACTATTTGAAGACACGATATCCAACGAAGAACTATTAGAATTGGATTGCGATATATTAGTGCCTGCCGCAGTAGAAAACCAAATAACCGAGGAAAATGCCGATAAGATTAATGCATCTATTATAGTAGAAGCAGCCAACGGACCAACCACACTGGAAGCTACAAGGATTTTATCCGAGCGGGGCATTCTACTGGTTCCGGATGTATTGGCTTCTGCTGGTGGTGTCACTGTCTCTTATTTTGAATGGGTACAGAATAACCAGGGCTATTACTGGACGGAAGAAGAAATTGAAGAGAAATTGTATAAAGTCATGGTCAAAGGCTTTAATAATGTCTATAACACAGCTGAAACCAGAAAAATAGACATGCGTCTGGCTGCATATATGGTCGGAGTAAGAAAAATGGCTGAAGCAGCAAGGTTCAGAGGGTGGATTTAA
- the sleB gene encoding spore cortex-lytic enzyme, whose translation MAGMPAADGLRPVEAFSPQVIQHGASGEDVIELQARLQYLGFYNGNIDGVFGWGTYWALRNFQYEFGLEIDGMAGSKTKQKLEKASEYDKEFVQEQIRKGKKFTHYGGTPKEQQVKNGDNQQAGNKENQGGENQQQGGGTSAEPTAVNVPGGFSQNDIRLMANAVHGEARGEPYEGKVAVAAVILNRVESPTFPNTVSGVIFEPRAFTAVADGQIWLTPNESAEQAVLDAINGWDPTGEATYYFNPNTATSDWIWSRPQIKQIGKHIFCM comes from the coding sequence ATGGCTGGAATGCCAGCTGCGGATGGACTTCGTCCTGTAGAGGCGTTCAGCCCGCAAGTTATCCAGCATGGTGCTTCGGGGGAAGATGTCATTGAGTTACAAGCAAGATTACAATATTTAGGTTTTTATAATGGGAATATTGATGGTGTTTTCGGCTGGGGTACGTATTGGGCACTCCGTAATTTCCAGTATGAGTTTGGTTTAGAAATTGACGGCATGGCTGGATCGAAAACAAAACAGAAACTTGAAAAAGCGAGCGAATATGATAAGGAGTTTGTTCAGGAGCAAATCAGAAAAGGGAAAAAGTTCACCCATTATGGTGGTACGCCAAAAGAACAACAAGTGAAAAATGGTGATAACCAGCAGGCTGGAAATAAAGAAAATCAGGGGGGAGAAAATCAGCAACAGGGAGGAGGTACATCTGCTGAGCCGACAGCTGTCAATGTACCGGGAGGCTTTTCGCAAAACGACATCCGTTTAATGGCCAATGCTGTTCACGGAGAAGCTAGAGGAGAACCATATGAAGGAAAAGTTGCCGTAGCAGCAGTCATTCTTAATCGGGTTGAAAGCCCTACATTTCCGAATACTGTATCAGGAGTAATATTTGAGCCGAGGGCTTTTACGGCTGTTGCAGATGGGCAAATTTGGCTGACGCCGAATGAATCTGCTGAACAGGCTGTGCTTGATGCAATAAATGGCTGGGATCCTACCGGCGAGGCTACTTACTATTTTAATCCGAATACAGCTACATCTGACTGGATTTGGTCAAGGCCGCAAATCAAACAAATCGGCAAGCACATATTTTGTATGTAA
- a CDS encoding YpdA family putative bacillithiol disulfide reductase — protein sequence MQKENTIIIGAGPCGMSAALELQKRGVKPLLIEKGNVVNSIYHYPTHQTFFSSSDRLEIGEIPFITEKKKPVRNQAMAYYRTVAERSHLRINSFERVVNVTKQEKGFQLRTRTAKGEERNYHAEHVVVATGYYDQPRYMGIPGEELPKVMHYFKEAHPYFGQNVVIIGGKNSAVDAALELHKAGANITVLYRGSEYSPSIKPWILPEFASLVRKEIVKMEFNAEIDRITEDEVHYQVDGKQRVIDNDYVFAMTGYQPDNQFLQEMGIEVNKESGEPVYDEETMETNVSDIYIAGVIAAGYNNNKIFIENGRYHGGLIAEAIIAKS from the coding sequence ATGCAAAAAGAGAATACAATTATTATTGGGGCGGGACCGTGTGGTATGTCTGCCGCCTTGGAATTGCAAAAACGCGGAGTGAAACCGTTACTGATTGAAAAAGGGAATGTCGTGAATTCCATTTATCACTACCCCACCCATCAGACGTTTTTCAGTTCCAGTGATCGGTTGGAAATTGGTGAAATCCCGTTTATCACAGAAAAGAAAAAACCAGTGCGGAACCAGGCGATGGCCTATTATCGCACCGTTGCGGAGCGGAGTCACCTCCGGATAAACAGCTTTGAACGGGTAGTAAATGTGACTAAACAGGAAAAGGGTTTTCAACTACGTACACGAACTGCCAAGGGGGAAGAACGGAATTACCATGCAGAACACGTTGTCGTAGCAACAGGCTATTATGATCAGCCACGATATATGGGGATTCCGGGGGAAGAACTTCCAAAAGTGATGCATTATTTTAAGGAGGCGCATCCTTATTTCGGTCAAAATGTAGTCATTATCGGTGGAAAAAACTCAGCTGTCGATGCTGCGTTGGAGCTACATAAAGCGGGAGCGAATATTACCGTGTTATATCGGGGCAGTGAATATTCACCAAGTATTAAACCATGGATTTTACCTGAGTTTGCTTCCCTTGTCCGAAAAGAAATCGTCAAAATGGAATTTAATGCAGAAATCGATCGCATTACCGAAGATGAAGTGCATTATCAAGTGGACGGTAAGCAAAGGGTGATTGATAATGATTATGTGTTTGCCATGACAGGCTATCAGCCGGACAACCAATTTCTTCAGGAAATGGGAATTGAAGTAAATAAGGAATCGGGAGAACCAGTATATGATGAAGAGACGATGGAAACGAATGTCTCCGATATCTATATTGCTGGCGTGATTGCCGCTGGCTATAACAATAATAAGATTTTTATAGAGAATGGGCGTTACCATGGCGGGTTGATTGCCGAAGCTATAATCGCTAAATCATGA
- a CDS encoding D-alanine--D-alanine ligase family protein — MKIAVLYGGTSGEREVSLSTGKGIIQALKENGHEVTGIDFHPERLDELLKLRVDLVFIGLHGKFGEDGKIQGLLDILDIPYVGSGVLASALAMDKAKAKQIFEKNQLPVAKGIAIPVKRHTQQEIIDLIQGKFTPPYVVKPNQEGSTLGLTIVKKGEQLPEAVKNAVQSDDMLLVEEFISGREFTVAVIGSQGEEQALPVIEIIPKNDYYDFDSKYKPGGSEHIIPARISDSLTGQLQTYAVRAHQLLGCDVYSRVDFIVTEAGEPVVLEVNTLPGMTPTSLFPDAAKVVGWSYEQMVEQFVTLSLKNKQ; from the coding sequence TTGAAAATAGCGGTCCTGTACGGAGGAACATCTGGTGAGAGGGAAGTATCCCTTTCAACAGGAAAGGGAATCATCCAAGCTTTGAAGGAAAACGGACATGAGGTGACAGGCATCGATTTCCATCCAGAACGTCTCGACGAATTGTTGAAGCTTAGAGTTGACTTGGTTTTTATCGGGCTTCATGGAAAATTCGGAGAGGATGGAAAAATACAAGGGCTGCTGGATATACTGGACATTCCTTATGTAGGGTCAGGAGTCTTGGCTTCTGCATTAGCGATGGATAAGGCAAAGGCAAAGCAAATTTTCGAAAAGAATCAATTGCCGGTTGCCAAGGGTATAGCCATACCTGTTAAGAGACATACTCAACAGGAAATCATTGATTTGATACAGGGAAAATTCACTCCTCCATACGTAGTGAAACCGAATCAAGAAGGTTCCACGCTTGGATTGACGATTGTCAAAAAGGGTGAACAGTTGCCGGAAGCGGTGAAAAATGCAGTGCAAAGCGACGATATGTTACTGGTGGAGGAATTTATCTCTGGACGAGAATTCACTGTCGCGGTGATCGGATCACAAGGGGAAGAACAGGCACTACCGGTTATTGAAATCATTCCCAAGAATGATTATTATGACTTTGATTCTAAATATAAGCCAGGCGGTAGTGAACATATCATCCCCGCACGTATTAGTGACTCGTTAACTGGACAATTGCAAACGTACGCTGTTCGCGCCCATCAACTTTTGGGCTGTGATGTATATTCAAGGGTCGATTTTATCGTGACAGAGGCGGGTGAACCCGTAGTTTTAGAAGTGAATACATTACCCGGGATGACACCGACCAGCTTGTTTCCGGATGCAGCAAAAGTCGTCGGCTGGTCTTATGAACAAATGGTCGAGCAGTTTGTGACCCTTTCTTTGAAAAACAAGCAATAG
- a CDS encoding asparaginase, with protein sequence MKKILIIHTGGTISMQEDKRSGTVSTSSEHPLSNSASLFNHDAHIEEDFLFNLPSPHITPAHMLELGRRIHDKLAAGNFDGIVVTHGTDTLEETAYFLDLFLQTRKPVVVTGAMRSSNEIGSDGLYNLISSIRVANSDEAQDKGVLVVMNDEIHTAKNVTKTSTSNVATFQSPQYGPIGIITKQEILFHQKLISYESYPIQQLTKNVALVKAYAGMDGSLISAIHSTGISGMVIEALGQGNVPKGIIPALQEILDDDIPIILVSRCYQGIVQATYVYDGGGRQLRDMGIIFANGLTGPKARIKLMVALELTNNLTELAPMFE encoded by the coding sequence TTGAAAAAAATTCTAATTATCCATACTGGCGGCACCATTTCCATGCAAGAAGATAAACGAAGCGGTACCGTTTCAACATCCAGCGAGCACCCATTATCGAACTCTGCATCTTTGTTTAATCATGATGCACATATTGAAGAAGATTTTTTATTCAACTTGCCGTCTCCTCATATTACGCCTGCGCACATGCTCGAACTAGGCAGGCGGATCCATGACAAGCTTGCCGCCGGAAATTTTGACGGGATCGTGGTAACGCACGGAACCGACACATTGGAAGAAACAGCTTACTTTCTCGATTTATTTTTACAAACCAGAAAACCGGTTGTCGTCACAGGGGCCATGCGCTCCAGCAATGAAATCGGATCAGATGGATTATATAATTTAATCAGTTCCATCCGGGTTGCCAACTCGGACGAAGCCCAAGATAAAGGGGTACTCGTTGTGATGAACGATGAAATCCATACAGCAAAAAATGTCACCAAAACATCGACAAGCAATGTAGCAACATTTCAGAGTCCTCAGTACGGGCCGATTGGAATCATTACAAAGCAGGAGATATTATTCCACCAAAAGCTTATCTCCTATGAATCCTATCCCATCCAGCAGTTGACCAAGAATGTCGCGTTAGTTAAAGCTTACGCCGGGATGGATGGCAGTCTTATTAGCGCCATTCATAGCACAGGGATTTCCGGCATGGTCATCGAAGCGCTCGGCCAAGGCAATGTGCCAAAAGGAATCATTCCCGCCCTTCAGGAAATACTGGATGACGACATTCCGATCATTCTTGTTTCCCGATGCTATCAGGGGATTGTTCAGGCAACCTATGTGTACGATGGAGGAGGAAGACAATTAAGAGATATGGGGATCATTTTCGCAAACGGACTTACCGGACCAAAGGCGCGGATTAAATTGATGGTAGCGTTGGAATTGACAAACAATTTGACAGAACTGGCCCCGATGTTTGAATGA
- a CDS encoding CBS domain-containing protein: protein MKSILKPSYQCIIATEKDTLKATINQLEAKDIEAMPVVENGIFKGMISKQDIYQAYFQSGKPRDEFLSGTLVGDIASHGDLYIDEQAVFEKTLTTFKGYPILAVVGPEKQFLGIVTRFDMIEQFESVFGMKKPGVRIAFTSEESTGRLSRLADIIKQNHANVISVTTFDETDKLARRIVLKVEKNDNIDKLSRKLEKSGFRVLDIKEV from the coding sequence GTGAAAAGCATTTTAAAACCAAGCTATCAGTGTATTATTGCCACAGAAAAGGATACACTAAAAGCTACTATAAATCAGTTGGAAGCCAAGGACATTGAAGCAATGCCGGTAGTGGAAAACGGCATCTTTAAAGGAATGATTTCGAAACAGGATATATACCAGGCTTATTTCCAGAGCGGTAAGCCCCGTGATGAATTTCTGAGCGGCACGCTTGTCGGTGACATCGCATCACATGGCGATTTATATATTGATGAGCAAGCTGTTTTTGAAAAAACATTAACGACTTTTAAAGGGTATCCTATTTTGGCGGTGGTCGGGCCAGAAAAGCAATTTCTCGGTATCGTCACCAGGTTTGATATGATTGAACAATTTGAAAGTGTTTTTGGGATGAAAAAACCTGGTGTAAGAATTGCATTCACTTCTGAAGAATCGACGGGCCGTTTATCCCGCCTGGCCGATATTATTAAACAAAACCATGCAAATGTTATTTCGGTTACAACCTTTGATGAAACCGATAAATTGGCGAGAAGGATTGTTCTGAAGGTGGAAAAAAATGATAATATCGACAAATTATCAAGGAAGTTAGAAAAATCAGGATTCCGCGTATTGGATATCAAGGAAGTATAA
- the prsW gene encoding glutamic-type intramembrane protease PrsW, which translates to MFAVLSAGIAPTLALMSFFYLKDRFDSEPLTTVFRTFLYGALLVFPIMFIQYAFMEEGIGQTPLIRSFLLTGLMEEFFKWFIFLYTVYKYTDFDSLYDGIIYGVAISLGFATVENLLYLLAHGVEYAFSRAIFPVSSHALFGVIMGYYLGKAKFLTKNVKRSQFSALLIPLSLHGFYDFILETVPSWIYVMTPFMILLWMFALRKVKLANQQEYKNVVVLAEKKSQIQ; encoded by the coding sequence ATGTTTGCTGTCCTCTCTGCCGGGATTGCACCGACACTGGCGCTCATGTCATTTTTTTATTTAAAAGATCGATTCGATTCAGAGCCTCTGACTACTGTGTTCCGGACTTTTTTGTACGGAGCTCTTTTGGTGTTTCCTATCATGTTTATCCAATATGCTTTTATGGAGGAAGGAATCGGCCAGACGCCGCTGATTCGATCTTTTTTACTGACCGGACTAATGGAAGAGTTCTTTAAATGGTTTATCTTTCTTTATACGGTATATAAATATACAGATTTTGATTCCCTTTACGATGGGATTATATATGGTGTCGCCATCAGCCTAGGCTTTGCGACAGTGGAAAATCTGCTCTACTTACTTGCCCATGGTGTAGAATATGCATTTAGCAGAGCGATTTTTCCTGTATCATCGCACGCCTTGTTCGGTGTGATTATGGGCTATTATCTTGGGAAAGCGAAATTTTTGACGAAAAACGTAAAACGATCTCAGTTTTCAGCGTTGTTGATTCCCTTAAGCCTCCATGGTTTTTATGACTTCATCTTAGAAACAGTGCCCTCCTGGATCTATGTCATGACCCCTTTTATGATTCTGTTGTGGATGTTTGCATTACGGAAAGTCAAATTAGCCAACCAGCAAGAATACAAAAACGTTGTCGTCTTGGCCGAAAAAAAGTCACAAATTCAATAA
- a CDS encoding genetic competence negative regulator, whose translation MRLERLSTNQFKIFLTFDDLIERGLTKEDLWHDLPRVHQLFHDMMYEASDELGIELEGMLLVQVHLMQAQGMLVIVTQNNHWIDDEEDDEDYVEMKVTLDESRELIFAFTDFENIIQVCTHFADLGITGGTVYHMDGFYYMQFDDEEVDGQNREHVIAIMSEFSSPSIVTSHKLNEYGKRIFSQNAAEQVNKYFLQ comes from the coding sequence ATGCGTTTAGAACGACTATCGACCAACCAATTTAAGATTTTCTTAACCTTCGACGACTTGATTGAAAGGGGTCTGACAAAGGAAGACTTATGGCATGATTTGCCTAGAGTCCATCAACTGTTCCATGACATGATGTATGAAGCCAGCGATGAGCTGGGAATTGAGTTGGAAGGAATGCTGCTTGTCCAGGTTCATCTTATGCAGGCACAAGGGATGCTGGTCATTGTGACGCAGAATAACCATTGGATAGATGATGAGGAAGACGATGAAGATTATGTAGAAATGAAGGTTACCTTGGATGAAAGCAGGGAACTGATTTTTGCATTTACTGATTTTGAAAATATCATCCAGGTTTGTACACATTTTGCCGACTTAGGCATAACCGGAGGAACCGTATACCATATGGATGGTTTTTATTATATGCAGTTTGACGATGAAGAAGTGGATGGACAAAACCGTGAGCATGTGATTGCCATCATGTCAGAGTTTTCTTCTCCAAGTATCGTTACCTCTCATAAATTAAATGAGTATGGAAAACGAATCTTCTCACAGAATGCTGCTGAACAAGTGAATAAGTATTTTCTACAATGA
- a CDS encoding metallophosphoesterase, protein MVAFIIGVVCISGLLLSARMIYLAHHDHIRYHDIPVSLSRKNDEAIRVFFISDIHRRTIQKTIISAVEERVDLVVIGGDLAERKVPLSRIKENIRLLHKLEAPIYFVWGNNDYELDYRKLEELLEVEGVICLKNESEMVELPNGQSLCLIGFDDPDNSSPIVELLDKPVEDMPMLLLSHRPSAFEEMAESIAGTIDLVLSGHTHGGQIRIFGYGPYTRGGIKTIHDTPVLISEGYGYTSLPFRLGTTAECHIVTLKGV, encoded by the coding sequence TTGGTTGCTTTTATCATTGGAGTTGTTTGCATTAGCGGGTTGCTTTTATCGGCAAGAATGATTTACCTGGCCCACCATGATCATATTCGCTACCATGATATACCTGTATCGTTATCCAGGAAGAACGACGAAGCCATCCGGGTATTTTTCATTTCCGACATTCACCGTCGAACCATACAGAAAACCATTATATCGGCGGTTGAAGAACGTGTTGACTTGGTCGTTATCGGTGGCGATTTAGCAGAACGCAAGGTACCTCTAAGTAGAATCAAAGAAAATATACGCTTGCTCCATAAGCTCGAAGCACCGATTTATTTTGTCTGGGGTAACAATGATTATGAATTGGATTACAGGAAGCTGGAAGAGCTGTTAGAAGTGGAAGGAGTCATCTGCCTCAAAAATGAATCAGAAATGGTGGAATTGCCCAATGGTCAATCTCTATGTCTTATCGGTTTCGATGATCCGGACAACAGTTCTCCCATTGTCGAGCTGTTGGATAAGCCGGTCGAAGACATGCCCATGCTGCTCCTAAGCCATCGTCCGAGTGCTTTTGAGGAAATGGCGGAGAGCATTGCAGGTACGATTGATCTTGTCTTAAGCGGCCATACACATGGGGGGCAAATACGTATTTTTGGTTATGGGCCATATACACGTGGAGGGATTAAAACAATCCATGACACACCTGTTCTGATTAGCGAAGGCTATGGTTACACCAGTTTGCCATTCAGGCTTGGAACAACTGCCGAATGCCATATTGTAACACTAAAAGGAGTTTAA
- a CDS encoding spore coat associated protein CotJA, with protein MFSQRKFYTPYTSPTDPCPPIEVKSYETPPQLYLGFQPPCLPQYATAKEALYRGTLWPALYSPYESPYKRRDTGE; from the coding sequence ATGTTCAGCCAACGAAAATTTTATACACCTTATACGAGTCCCACTGATCCATGCCCGCCTATTGAAGTAAAGAGCTATGAGACGCCTCCGCAGTTATACCTCGGTTTCCAGCCCCCATGTCTTCCTCAGTATGCCACGGCAAAAGAAGCATTGTACCGAGGTACATTATGGCCGGCTTTATACAGTCCGTACGAGTCTCCTTATAAAAGGAGGGATACAGGTGAATGA
- a CDS encoding flagellar brake protein: protein MIKIGTPLTLEIEKDHEVERYRCKVVEQQGSFLFVDYPVHLVSGRTNLFERGTIFTASFVGEDHTVYSFETELKDKKKLKIPTLVLNYPGASQLKKVQRREYVRIETAVDVSVHDTEKELRPFTTITQNISGGGLSLVLPPGREIPPGKRLELLIVLPMESTVISYVKVQAEVIRTHDRPEGQRPLLSVKFEEIEEQDRQSIIRYCFEKQLEARRRGLDTRKGIRN from the coding sequence TTGATAAAAATCGGCACACCGCTCACATTAGAGATAGAGAAGGATCATGAAGTAGAGCGTTATCGATGTAAAGTAGTAGAGCAACAAGGGAGTTTTTTATTCGTTGATTATCCGGTCCATCTAGTTTCCGGTAGAACGAACCTTTTTGAACGAGGAACTATCTTTACGGCAAGTTTTGTCGGGGAGGATCATACGGTATACAGTTTTGAAACGGAATTAAAAGATAAGAAGAAATTAAAAATCCCAACACTTGTGTTAAACTATCCAGGAGCAAGTCAGTTGAAAAAGGTTCAACGCCGGGAATATGTGCGGATCGAGACCGCCGTAGATGTCTCTGTGCATGATACAGAAAAGGAACTCCGTCCATTTACCACGATCACACAAAATATAAGTGGAGGCGGACTGTCACTTGTACTTCCACCCGGACGAGAAATCCCTCCGGGAAAACGATTGGAATTATTGATCGTCTTACCGATGGAATCAACGGTAATTTCTTATGTTAAGGTACAGGCAGAGGTTATTCGTACACATGACCGGCCGGAAGGACAACGACCGCTCTTATCTGTCAAATTTGAAGAAATAGAGGAACAAGATCGCCAGTCAATCATTCGATATTGCTTCGAGAAACAGCTCGAAGCGAGAAGACGTGGACTGGACACCAGAAAGGGAATACGAAATTAA
- the ypeB gene encoding germination protein YpeB — MMRWILIAVLAVAVGATGIWGYQEHQEKNAILVQAENTYQRSFHDLSYHMDLLHDQIGTTLAMNTKERLSPQLADIWRLTSEAHNDVGQLPLALLPFNKTEEFLSDIGDFSYNTAIRDLEKDPLTDGEVNNLESLYETSGEIRDELRKVQHLVLENNLRWMDVQLALATNDKQADNTIIDGFETVEKTVEGYSEGNLGVSMTGTSNKKHEYQSLNGENIDEKQAQKKAQKLFEVKDASDIKITKSGDGAEVATYSASFHKDGRDGYMDMSVKGGHPISLIINREVKDPGISLNEGMEKAEDYLKSLEMEDMELFQSSQYNNVGVYNFLYTQGDVRIYPDSVQVKVALDNGDILGFTSRDYYMNHQERDLPEPKLTAEEAKDKVNQNVKIQENRLAVMENDSGEEVLTHEFLGVLGNDTYRIFINALNGAEEKVEKLQGAEAKFDDAV, encoded by the coding sequence ATGATGAGATGGATTTTAATCGCTGTACTGGCTGTGGCAGTGGGAGCGACAGGGATTTGGGGCTATCAGGAACATCAGGAGAAAAACGCTATTCTCGTTCAGGCGGAAAATACGTACCAGCGGTCGTTCCACGATTTGTCCTACCATATGGACTTGCTGCATGATCAAATCGGAACAACACTTGCTATGAATACAAAGGAACGCTTATCCCCGCAACTGGCAGATATATGGCGGCTTACATCCGAAGCGCATAATGATGTAGGTCAGCTTCCGTTGGCTTTGCTGCCATTCAACAAAACAGAAGAATTCCTATCTGATATCGGAGATTTTAGTTATAATACAGCCATAAGAGACTTGGAAAAGGATCCACTGACTGACGGAGAAGTGAATAATCTGGAATCCCTCTATGAAACATCCGGAGAAATAAGAGACGAACTGCGGAAAGTTCAACACCTTGTCCTGGAGAATAACTTGCGCTGGATGGATGTGCAGCTGGCACTAGCTACCAACGATAAACAAGCAGACAATACCATTATCGATGGATTTGAAACGGTGGAAAAAACCGTAGAAGGGTATTCAGAGGGAAATCTAGGTGTCAGTATGACCGGGACTTCGAACAAGAAACATGAATACCAATCCTTAAATGGAGAAAATATTGATGAAAAACAGGCACAGAAAAAAGCCCAAAAGCTGTTTGAAGTAAAAGATGCTTCCGACATAAAGATAACCAAGTCAGGGGATGGTGCGGAAGTAGCAACCTATAGTGCTTCTTTTCACAAAGATGGCAGGGATGGTTATATGGACATGTCGGTGAAAGGCGGCCATCCAATATCGTTGATCATCAATAGAGAAGTCAAGGATCCTGGCATCAGTCTCAATGAAGGGATGGAAAAAGCAGAAGATTATTTAAAAAGCCTTGAGATGGAAGACATGGAACTCTTCCAAAGCAGTCAATATAACAATGTCGGAGTGTACAATTTCTTGTACACACAGGGCGATGTACGTATATACCCTGACTCTGTTCAAGTGAAAGTGGCGCTGGACAATGGGGATATACTGGGCTTTACGTCTCGCGATTATTACATGAACCACCAGGAACGCGATCTGCCGGAGCCTAAGTTGACAGCGGAAGAAGCAAAGGATAAGGTCAACCAAAATGTGAAGATACAGGAAAATAGATTAGCTGTCATGGAAAACGATTCTGGTGAAGAAGTACTTACCCATGAGTTTTTAGGTGTATTGGGAAATGATACGTACCGAATCTTTATTAATGCGTTGAACGGTGCTGAAGAAAAAGTGGAAAAATTACAAGGGGCAGAAGCAAAATTCGATGATGCAGTTTAG
- the cmk gene encoding (d)CMP kinase: MEQNQLAIAIDGPAAAGKSTVAKLIAEELSYIYIDTGAMYRALTYKALQKDIDLEDEQALLQLLQQTTIDLQQSNNGQSVLVDGEDVTREIRGQQVTGQVSVVAKHPAVRKEMVARQKALAAKRGVVMDGRDIGTHVLPDAEVKIFLVASVQERAERRHKENQEKGFASDLEELKREIEKRDQLDSEREASPLIKAEDAVEIDTTSLSIQGVTDRILEVVKNARKS, translated from the coding sequence ATGGAACAAAATCAACTAGCCATAGCGATTGACGGGCCGGCAGCAGCAGGGAAAAGTACAGTTGCTAAATTAATTGCTGAGGAACTATCTTATATCTATATTGATACAGGTGCAATGTACCGAGCCCTTACTTATAAGGCACTTCAGAAAGACATTGATCTGGAGGATGAACAAGCCCTGTTACAACTGTTGCAGCAAACAACGATTGATTTGCAGCAATCAAACAACGGTCAAAGCGTTCTTGTAGATGGTGAAGACGTTACTCGTGAAATCAGGGGACAGCAGGTGACCGGACAGGTATCAGTGGTGGCGAAGCACCCGGCAGTACGGAAAGAAATGGTTGCAAGGCAGAAAGCACTCGCAGCCAAACGCGGAGTAGTAATGGACGGAAGAGACATCGGCACCCATGTACTTCCAGACGCAGAAGTAAAAATATTTTTAGTGGCTTCCGTACAAGAGAGAGCGGAAAGACGGCACAAAGAGAATCAGGAAAAAGGATTTGCTTCCGACCTAGAGGAATTAAAGAGAGAAATCGAAAAAAGAGATCAACTTGATTCAGAGCGGGAAGCATCTCCATTGATCAAAGCAGAAGATGCTGTGGAGATCGATACTACTTCTCTTTCCATCCAAGGTGTTACGGATCGGATTTTGGAAGTAGTGAAAAATGCAAGAAAAAGCTAG